The sequence CTGATATTCTTTATACCCTTTCCAGTATGCGGTAATGTTTCCGGCATTTCCCACAGGGAGGTAATGATGGGTCGGCGAATCCCTTAATTGATCGCAAACTTCAAAAGCTCCGGTTTTCTGCCCTTCCAATCGATAGGGATTAATGGAATTCACCAGGGTAATGGCAAATTTTTCAGACACTTTTTTGACAATGGTCAGGGCTTCGTCGAAATTGCCCTGGACCTGAACGACGATCGCCTTATGAATCATGGCCTGCGCTAATTTTCCAAGCGCTATTTTTCCTTCAGGGATCAAAACAAAGACCTTGATTCCGGCCCTTGCACCATAAGCCGCGGCCGAAGCCGAAGTGTTTCCCGTAGACGCGCAAATAACCGCCTGAGAACCGGCTTCAACTGCCTTTGAAATGGCCATTGTCATTCCCCGGTCCTTAAAGGAACCTGTTGGATTTGATCCTTCGAACTTTAAATAAAGTTCAATCGGGAGTCTTAAATGACGCGTTAAATTATAACAGCGAATCAAGGGAGTATTTCCTTCGTTCAGCGTCACAATCGGCGTGTGTTCCGTAACCGGCAGATACTCTTTATATTCGTGGATGAGACCTTTCCAAGCCTGTTTCACTTAAAATTCTTCTCCTTCAACTCTTATAAACAACGTTTTCTCCGATACATAAGGAAGTTCGTCGATTTTTTCAAGCGCCAAACGGATATTCCGCTCCAGACAGAGATGGGTCATCATGACCACTGGAACTGTTTCTCCCGCCAGTCTCCCTTTTTGAATCACTGCGGAGATGCTGATCTGATGTTCCCCTAAAATTCCGGAAATATGGGACAAAACTCCCGGATTATCCAGCACCATAAAACGGACGTAATAAAGGCTTTCGATTTCTTCGATTGACTTGATTCTAAGCGGCTTTCTTTCTTCCGGTAAAAACGACAACAGCGGGACCCTGACACGAGGATGTTTTGGACCGGCTGAGGAATTTTGAAGAATGTTGCGGGCAATGTCAATTAAATCACTGACGACGGCGCTTCCTGTCGGAAGATCTCCCGCGCCTTTTCCATAAAACATCGTTTGGCCGATGGCGTTTCCCACGAGGTAAATCGCGTTAAAAACACCATTGACGGATGCAATCATTTCGCTCTCCTGAACCATTGTGGGGTGTACCCTCGCCTCAATTTCATCACCTTTTCTTTTCGCGATCGCAAGAAGCTTGATTTTAAAGCCAAATTCCCGCGCATATTCAATATCCAGAGGAGTGATCTGGGTGATCCCTTCAGTATAAATATCCTTAAAGTTCACCGGGGTTCCGTAGGCAAGCGTCACCAGGATAGAAAGTTTATGAGCAGAATCAATTCCCTGAATGTCAAACGTCGGATCGGCTTCCGCGTAACCCAGCCGCTGGGCCTCGGACAGCGTCGTATTAAAGGGAAGTCTTTCTTCGGTCATTTTCGTTAG comes from Nitrospirota bacterium and encodes:
- a CDS encoding threonine synthase — encoded protein: MKQAWKGLIHEYKEYLPVTEHTPIVTLNEGNTPLIRCYNLTRHLRLPIELYLKFEGSNPTGSFKDRGMTMAISKAVEAGSQAVICASTGNTSASAAAYGARAGIKVFVLIPEGKIALGKLAQAMIHKAIVVQVQGNFDEALTIVKKVSEKFAITLVNSINPYRLEGQKTGAFEVCDQLRDSPTHHYLPVGNAGNITAYWKGYKEYQAKGHIAQLPKMMGYQAAGAAPIVMGHVIQKPKTIATAIRIGNPASWKSALQAVEESKGEINLVTDEEIVEAYRLIAGKEGVFCEPASAASFAGVIKSFKNGYLKEGDVVVCTLTGHGLKDPDIAVSVAQKPTTVRANFEEVVKVLGY
- a CDS encoding homoserine dehydrogenase, coding for MNSAHKDKIRVGLIGLGTVGGGVARILHENAALIEKRVGVPIILSMAADLDQKKKALLPSPDTYFVTDFKKVVDDPQIDIVVELVGGFEPAKTILLSALKKNKHVVTANKALLSEQGEEIYKQAQKMGLDVGFEGSVAGGIPIIRILKEGLAANRIESFYGIINGTSNYILTKMTEERLPFNTTLSEAQRLGYAEADPTFDIQGIDSAHKLSILVTLAYGTPVNFKDIYTEGITQITPLDIEYAREFGFKIKLLAIAKRKGDEIEARVHPTMVQESEMIASVNGVFNAIYLVGNAIGQTMFYGKGAGDLPTGSAVVSDLIDIARNILQNSSAGPKHPRVRVPLLSFLPEERKPLRIKSIEEIESLYYVRFMVLDNPGVLSHISGILGEHQISISAVIQKGRLAGETVPVVMMTHLCLERNIRLALEKIDELPYVSEKTLFIRVEGEEF